A region of Leishmania infantum JPCM5 genome chromosome 31 DNA encodes the following proteins:
- a CDS encoding putative mitotic centromere-associated kinesin (MCAK) encodes MHTPKDADREGGSWASKVEAGAHQLRRFFHGAENRAHSALPPLPRLAALNDKGAPHILAQVPFPLSTCADAAGSRSRKDSTAARRHFPNSSAIPSVSTLNRELNSLSLQFAGMGGGGGGVVAGTPLAAVTLHHRDEPRQASAPGVSRAVLRYERGHSVTPSIALHNSTNSELTRLSELPPICRHRRTSASPLKQTSTAQILPSVSGARAPGGAARRRSPSSPSIPAPASETHTSLEDKVPLLAAPRIEGEEDVASSPPEHPSPAPRTTANAPVSAPSASPLPLKRADRITAERRERSPSAASAARVSSVANSRCKGRDGRITVVVRKRPLAPGEPGVDCVQVDKAHVRIAVTKQRVDLTSYEESSDYVFDSAFGAEATNEEVYAQSVKDLLTVSLSGGSASCFAYGQTGSGKTYTMIGTDTEKGLYLQAAGDLFERLRPGQQLCVSFFEIYCNSLYDLLNHRHPIVLREDANRRVNICGVSWRTVATVEELWQLVRSGMEQRRTGTTTANEHSSRSHAVLSLRITDGENPDFTGTVNFVDLAGSERAADTAAHDRLTRLEGAEINKSLLALKECIRALDEKKKHVPFRGSRLTEVLRASFTGNSKTVMIAAVSPSSVNHEHTNNTLRYAFRVKGLSVPSVGPSKARNAPRLYLPAARSRSRAAAAANEPTSAPAVTECSFNSKHTDDAGSPRRRRRARRRRHAYKKAHEPQNEIGISDTTESFTSDTATESPRPRMRKTQRARPHQVGRNSTGSSTSAKRQKMSCLVPYIVESLSQRRTRQRTRKERLPLPRAARSICESSDLLLANVSGTDSKSRALAEVVLPHVKGATRHPSSLTSVDVAALEQRLTLQIIAQLRLDLGQQLEEVLMEKDTIIAALRSENERLRQALDKAGKDEQFYGGSPCDGEVQNRPAVLPALLYPSSPSILQEQLSSGASTASVGDEAPLRVLSE; translated from the coding sequence ATGCATACGCCGAAGGACGCCGACAGAGAGGGGGGTTCATGGGCCTCAAAagttgaggcaggggcccATCAGCTGCGTCGCTTTTTTCACGGCGCGGAAAATCGCGCTCATTCCGCGTTGCCCCCCCTGCCACGACTTGCGGCTCTGAATGACAAAGGCGCACCACACATCCTTGCTCAGGTGCCGTTTCCACTCAGCACTtgcgccgatgccgccgggAGCCGATCGCGCAAAGACTcgactgcagcgcgccggcaTTTTCCGAACAGCTCTGCGATCCCGTCCGTTTCGACTCTCAACCGCGAGCtcaactctctctctctccagtTTGCTGGcatgggtggtggtggtggtggcgtggTGGCGGGCACACCTCTTGCGGCAGTCACCCTCCATCATCGTGACGAGCCGCGCCAAGCGTCGGCCCCTGGAGTCTCGCGCGCCGTTCTGCGTTATGAGCGTGGCCATTCTGTCACGCCATCTATCGCGCTGCACAACAGCACCAACAGCGAGCTCACGAGGCTGTCAGAGTTGCCACCAATATGTCGCCACCGCAGGACGTCCGCGAGCCCGCTCAAGCAAACTTCAACCGCCCAGATCCTTCCAAGCGTGTCGGGCGCCAGAGCGCCCGGTGGAGCCGCGCGCCGCAGATCACCCTCCAGCCCCTCCATCCCGGCGCCAGCGTCGGAAACCCACACGTCTCTTGAGGATAAGGTGCCGCTcctcgcagcgccgcgcatcgaaggagaggaggacgTCGCCTCGTCACCCCCTGAGCACCCCTCGCCGGCCCCGAGAACGACAGCGAATGCCCCGGTCAGCGCTCCGTCTGCCAGCCCCTTGCCTCTCAAGCGAGCAGACCGGATCACCGCCGAGAGGAGGGAACGATCCCCGAGTGCGGCGTCCGCCGCGAGGGTATCATCAGTGGCAAATAGTCGCTGTAAAGGCAGAGACGGCCGCATAACGGTTGTTGTGCGCAAGCGCCCTTTAGCACCTGGTGAGCCCGGTGTGGACTGTGTGCAGGTGGACaaggcgcacgtgcgcatcgccgtcacGAAGCAGCGTGTAGACTTGACCAGCTAcgaggagagcagcgacTACGTCTTTGACAGCGCCTTCGGGGCAGAGGCCACGAACGAGGAAGTCTACGCCCAATCCGTAAAGGACCTTCTCACGGTCAGCCTTTCCGGTGGCAGTGCCTCCTGCTTCGCCTACGGGCAGacaggcagcggcaagacgtACACCATGATAGGAACGGACACGGAAAAGGGCTTGTACCTGCAGGCTGCGGGGGACCTCTTTGAACGACTGCGTCCGgggcagcagctctgcgtcTCCTTCTTCGAAATCTACTGCAACTCGCTTTACGACCTGCTCAACCACCGACACCCTATCGTCCTCCGCGAGGATGCCAACCGCCGCGTGAACATCTGTGGCGTCTCCTGGCGCACCGTCGCAACGGTCGAGGAGCTGTGGCAGCTCGTGCGGTCCGGCatggagcagcgccgcaccggtACGACCACCGCGAACGAGCACTCCAGCCGCTCCCACGCGGTGCTGTCCCTCCGCATCACAGACGGTGAGAACCCCGACTTCACCGGCACCGTCAACTTTGTCGACCTGGCCGGAAGCGAGCGGGCCGCCGACACAGCCGCACATGACCGCCTAACGCGACTCGAGGGTGCCGAGATCAACAAGTCCCTACTGGCGCTCAAGGAGTGCATTCGTGCCTTGGATGAGAAGAAGAAGCACGTTCCGTTTCGCGGCTCCCGCCtgacggaggtgctgcgcgccagcTTTACCGGCAACAGCAAGACGGTCATGATcgcagcggtgtcgccgaGCTCCGTGAACCACGAGCACACCAACAACACGCTGCGGTACGCCTTCCGCGTCAAAGGGCTGAGCGTCCCCTCTGTGGGGCCGAGCAAAGCGCGCAACGCGCCACGGCTCTACCTGCCGGCCGCTCGCAGTCGCTcaagagcagctgccgccgcgaacGAGCCCACCTCGGCCCCAGCTGTGACGGAGTGCAGCTTCAACAGCAAGCACACAGATGACGCAGGGTCcccgcggaggcggcgccgcgcgcgaaggcggcgacacGCCTACAAGAAGGCGCACGAACCGCAGAACGAAATCGGCATCAGTGATACTACTGAGAGCTTCACCAGCGACACGGCGACCGAGTCGCCAAGACCGCGCATGCGAAAAACACAGAGGGCACGCCCGCACCAGGTGGGGCGTAACTCGACGGGGTCGTCCACCTCTGCGAAGCGGCAGAAAATGTCTTGCTTAGTGCCCTACATAGTGGAGTCGCTTTCACAGCGTCGGACGAGGCAGCGAACACGGAAGGAAcgcttgccgctgccgcgtgccGCGCGCTCTATCTGCGAGTCATCTGACCTCCTCCTAGCGAATGTGAGTGGTACGGATTCGAAATCGAGGGCGCTCGCGGAGGTGGTCTTGCCACATGTGAAAGGCGCCAcccgccacccctcctcgCTCACCTCCGTGGATgtagcggcgctggagcagcgTCTCACGCTCCAGATCATTGCACAGCTGAGGCTAGACCTTGGtcagcagctggaggaggtgcttaTGGAGAAAGACACCATCATTGCGGCGTTGCGGAGCGAGAACGAAAggctgcggcaggcgctggaCAAGGCGGGAAAAGATGAGCAGTTTTACGGAGGCTCTCCGTGTGACGGTGAAGTCCAGAATCGGCCCGCCGTCCTGCCGGCCCTCTTGTACCCTTCCTCGCCGAGTATTCTGCAAGAGCAGCTGTCATCCGGTGCCTCGACGGCATCGGTCGGGGACGAGGCCCCTCTGCGAGTCTTGTCGGAGTAA
- a CDS encoding putative ATP-dependent RNA helicase encodes MRAHQRMEEEQESAQRRHEEAMRTDAEYKQRFETMQEMQAAMQMSHAEFFDKYSRQETLLLNHVVTERLDMPVILDLIEQHDVVFICTDTGSGKSTGVPKALLELSPDTKVVSTQPRRTATVAIANRVASLRRESVGEDVGYWIRGDKKGDEQTRLWYMTSYTLLLRILENPAELPFTHIVLDEFHERQPDLEVTVALLRLALLNKLSHFKLVLMSATLNTEDWEEYFAGLRVATYKQSEPEHPIHDYFLEDTCTLLGTDYQAPPQLVSRGVVDKSTVDKHFYLAQNLIFFLNSCSNPVHSILVFLPGRAQVETMSTWLHTQLYHRVDAVPWHSAVNLSEIEAAMKRNIPGRQKVYLATDIAEVSITLPDVVYVIDLVLVKRPKISKELPASIQYPPLVTQWISRGSVAQRRGRVGRVQQGFYFCLFPAAQITDLPAYSQPPIENSRIDELSLHCLQVVNNPVAIFSLCHGQPLVEAIASSMNMLTQLGCILDAKDPLSAGERIEEIYSHQNESWSRMIMTAAQAEVMTDIPEYQYTFIGRILQLIPVSPQPGMLVFFGFLTGLESLMILAAAVTSSLSPFSINASEGLQRHFNVARAMEETENVMRDFCCGLRSDIVAVMKATLLFRVEQQRHCDSVETVRHWCLQKHLSYDKLMAIVDLESHIKYELAEFMPFRSIVEAEKLLEQLDKLALMVAVMTNVAFVAQSLEVTSEGNSYTNSKEMALGIFSDLTAVPDIHSPSCLRWQEGDIIIPVQLNLIFDKLLASFSTAIASPKQFWISLLLFSQRVQYATFSDDEGTFHVFALSYSGKERYVEVDEIAGYVVLEFRRKLSAICEVLRLTHANRLLYEDHFNTLLGSYSLAPLQDLQREVITALVSIFNNLEGMTADEVEHDEDDLDLVSLLSFALPTRAP; translated from the coding sequence atgcgcgcgcaccagcgcatggaggaggagcaggagagtgcgcagcgccggcacgaAGAGGCCATGCGCACCGATGCCGAATACAAGCAGCGCTTCGAGACGATGCAGGAGATGCAGGCGGCCATGCAGATGTCGCACGCAGAGTTCTTTGACAAGTACAGCCGCcaggagacgctgctgctgaaccaCGTGGTGACGGAGCGGCTCGACATGCCGGTCATCCTCGACCTCATCGAGCAGCACGACGTCGTGTTCATCTGCACCGACactggcagcggcaagagcACCGGCGTCCCCAAGGCATTGCTTGAGCTGTCGCCGGACACCAAGGTGGTCagcacgcagccgcgtcgcacCGCGACAGTGGCGATTGCCAACCGCGTAGCGAGTCTTCGCCGCGAGAGCGTCGGCGAGGACGTTGGCTACTGGATACGCGGCGACAAGAAGGGCGATGAGCAGACCCGTTTGTGGTACATGACGAGCTAcaccctgctgctgcgcattcTCGAGAACCCGGCAGAGCTGCCGTTCACGCACATTGTGCTAGATGAGTTCCACGAGCGACAGCCAGATCTTGAGGTGacagtggcgctgctgcggttggcGCTGCTCAACAAGTTGTCGCACTTCAAGCTGGTGCTCATGAGCGCCACCCTCAACACGGAGGACTGGGAGGAGTACTTTGCCGGCCTCCGCGTCGCCACGTACAAGCAGAGCGAGCCGGAGCACCCTATTCACGACTACTTCCTGGAGGACACCTGCACCCTGCTCGGCACGGACTACCAGGCCCCGCCGCAGCTGGTGTCGCGCGGTGTTGTGGACAAGAGCACCGTGGACAAACACTTCTACCTGGCACAGAACTTGATTTTCTTTCTCAACAGCTGCTCGAACCCAGTGCACTCCATCCTTGTGTTCCTGCCGGGAAGGGCGCAGGTAGAGACGATGAGCACGTGGCTCCACACACAGCTATATCACCGCGTCGACGCGGTGCCGTGGCACAGCGCCGTGAACCTGAGCGAGATCGAGGCGGCAATGAAGCGTAACATACCGGGGCGGCAGAAGGTATACCTCGCCACCGATATCGCCGAGGTATCCATCACGCTGCCGGACGTGGTCTACGTCATCGATCTGGTGCTGGTGAAGCGGCCAAAGATTTCGAAGGAGTTGCCGGCTTCCATCCAGTACCCCCCTCTAGTCACGCAGTGGAtctcgcgcggcagcgtaGCGCAGCGCCGGGGCCGCGTCGGCCGCGTGCAACAGGGCTTCTACTTCTGCCTGTTCCCTGCTGCTCAAATTACGGACCTGCCGGCCTACTCCCAGCCGCCAATTGAGAACTCCCGGATCGACGAGCTTTCGCTGCACTGCCTACAGGTGGTGAACAACCCGGTGGCCATCTTCAGCCTGTGCCACGGCCAACCCCTCGTGGAGGCGATTGCGTCGTCCATGAACATGCTCACGCAGCTCGGCTGCATCCTCGACGCGAAGGACCCCCTCTCCGCCGGGGAGCGCATCGAGGAGATATACAGCCATCAGAACGAGTCGTGGAGCCGCATGATCATGACAGCGGCCCAAGCGGAGGTGATGACGGACATTCCGGAGTACCAATACACGTTCATTGGCCGCATTCTGCAGCTCATCCCGGTCTCCCCGCAGCCTGGAATGCTTGTCTTCTTCGGCTTCCTCACAGGGCTCGAGTCTCTCATgatcctcgccgccgccgtgacgaGCAGCCTCTCGCCATTCAGCATCAACGCCAGCGAAGGCCTGCAACGGCACTTCAACGTCGCGCGCGCGAtggaggagacggagaaCGTCATGCGTGATTTTTGCTGCgggctgcgcagcgacaTTGTAGCCGTGATGAAGGCCACCCTGCTCTTCCGCGtggaacagcagcggcactgcgATAGCGTGGAGACGGTGCGCCACTGGTGTCTTCAGAAACACCTCAGCTACGACAAGCTGATGGCCATTGTAGACCTGGAGAGCCACATCAAGTACGAGCTCGCGGAGTTCATGCCGTTCCGCAGCATCGTtgaggcggagaagctgTTGGAACAGCTGGACAAGCTTGCCTTGATGGTGGCAGTCATGACGAACGTCGCCTTCGTCGCGCAGTCGCTGGAGGTGACAAGCGAGGGCAATTCCTACACGAACTCCAAGGAGATGGCGCTCGGCATCTTCAGCGACCTCACCGCCGTGCCCGACATCCACTCGCCGAGCTGCCTGCGGTGGCAGGAAGGCGACATCATTATCCCTGTGCAGCTGAACCTTATCTTCGACAAGCTGCTCGCAAGCTTCTCGACGGCCATCGCGTCGCCGAAGCAGTTCTGGATTTCGCTGTTGCTCTTCTCGCAGCGAGTACAATACGCAACCttcagcgacgacgagggcACCTTCCACGTCTTTGCGCTCTCGTACAGTGGTAAGGAGCGCTACGTGGAGGTGGACGAGATTGCCGGTTACGTCGTGCTAGAGTTCCGCCGCAAGCTGTCGGCCATCtgcgaggtgctgcgcctgaCCCACGCAAATCGGCTCCTCTATGAGGATCACTTCAATACGCTGCTCGGCAGCTACTccctggcgccgctgcaggaccTGCAGCGCGAGGTGATCACGGCCCTCGTCTCCATCTTTAACAACTTGGAGGGCATGACCGCTGACGAGGTGGAacacgacgaggacgacttGGACCTGGTCTCGCTGCTGTCCTTCGCGCTGCCGACTCGCGCGCCGTGA